Below is a window of Methanocaldococcus jannaschii DSM 2661 DNA.
TTTCACCTTTAAAATTTTCGTCATTCTTCAATATTACAACGCTTATGCGAGAAAATATATAAAATTTACTGAAATATTATCCAAATATTTGAATTCTTTTTAAAAATATTAAAATATATCAATTAATCGAAAACTATAAATATTACTTTTAAAACCCAATAATATTTAGTGTCTTTCAAAACATTTTGTAATACCTTAAGGTATTAATGAACGCCTTCCTTTAGGAAGGTGTTCAAATTTTCCTTAATAAATTTATTAATTTTGAAAGACACTAATTGGTGAGGGTTATGGTAGTGATAAGGATATTCGGAACGGGCTGTCCAAAATGTAACCAAACATACGAGAACGTTAAAAAAGCAGTAGAAGAACTTGGCATAGATGCAGAGATTGTTAAAGTTACAGATGTCAATGAGATAGCTGAATGGGTTTTTGTTACACCTGGAGTAGCATTTGACGATGTAATTGTCTTTGAAGGAAAAATTCCCTCTGTTGAGGAAATTAAGGAAGAGTTAAAAAGTTACTTAGAGGGGAAATAATGAAAGTGGCAATTATCGCATGTCAAAAAATGGTTGAAATGGGATGTCCTGGGAAAGAGGCATGCGTATCTTGCTTTAAAGCAATAAATGAGAAGAGTGGAGCTTTTGAAAGATACAAAGATGTTGAGTTAGTTGCATTTACAACCTGTGGGGGTTGTCCTGGAAGGAGATTTCCAATGAGAGTAAAGCTATTAAAAACTGCTGCTGGAGCTGAAGCTATTCATATAGCAAACTGCACCTTCTTACAGCCAGAATGCCCATACATAAACTTTGATGAAATCTGTAAGAAGTTGATGGAAGAGTTGGAGATTCCAATTGTATTTGGAACTCATACATTGGTTAAGAAAGGAGAAGTTGTTTGCACCTGTGGAGACAATAAGGAATAACCCTATATTTATTTTTATAAATATTTTGATTAATTAACTCAAATTTATAGATTATGTGGTGAAAATATGATTGTTTGGAACTTAATCTGTCCAAAGTGTGGAAAGAGGTTGAGATATAAGGTAGATGTTTGCCCGTGCATGGCTTCTGAGGTAGAGCTTCCAAACTGCCCAGATTGTGGAGAAAAGATGGTTCATGATTATACTTCATTAAAAGGAAGAAGGAGAATTAGGAGGGGATGAAAATGGATGTT
It encodes the following:
- a CDS encoding MTH895/ArsE family thioredoxin-like protein, which encodes MVVIRIFGTGCPKCNQTYENVKKAVEELGIDAEIVKVTDVNEIAEWVFVTPGVAFDDVIVFEGKIPSVEEIKEELKSYLEGK
- a CDS encoding CGGC domain-containing protein; amino-acid sequence: MKVAIIACQKMVEMGCPGKEACVSCFKAINEKSGAFERYKDVELVAFTTCGGCPGRRFPMRVKLLKTAAGAEAIHIANCTFLQPECPYINFDEICKKLMEELEIPIVFGTHTLVKKGEVVCTCGDNKE